Proteins encoded in a region of the Stieleria neptunia genome:
- a CDS encoding SDR family NAD(P)-dependent oxidoreductase: MNQRSHDLAHWNPSGKLAVVTGASSGIGRCLSKRLTAAGCRVIAVARRADRLQSLSDEIHRDGVDDLLLPICGDVTESATHDQMESLIQSRGGSLDLLVNNAGIGAIGSFEEATESRLRKIMEVNFFAPAQLTRRLLPYLKSSNDAVICNLGSVLGHRAVPDKSEYCASKFAMHGWSDALRAELAGTSVRVTLVSPSTTESEFFDVLVESDADAKSKSVGSWPADRVAASTLAAIGKRRSEVILSLAGKLLVYADRLCPPLMNWVLRK, encoded by the coding sequence ATGAATCAAAGGAGCCACGACTTGGCCCACTGGAATCCGAGCGGAAAACTGGCGGTCGTCACCGGTGCCAGCAGCGGCATCGGCCGATGTCTGTCCAAGCGGCTCACCGCGGCCGGTTGCCGAGTCATCGCGGTTGCGCGACGTGCGGATCGTTTGCAGTCTCTCTCGGACGAGATCCACCGCGACGGCGTCGACGACCTGCTGCTGCCGATCTGCGGAGATGTGACGGAGTCCGCCACACACGATCAAATGGAATCGCTGATTCAATCCCGCGGTGGCTCACTGGATCTGCTGGTCAACAACGCGGGCATCGGCGCGATCGGTAGCTTCGAAGAGGCGACGGAGTCGCGGCTGCGAAAGATCATGGAGGTCAACTTCTTTGCCCCGGCCCAACTGACCCGTCGCTTGCTGCCGTACCTGAAATCCAGCAACGACGCGGTGATTTGCAATCTCGGCAGTGTGCTGGGCCATCGCGCGGTGCCGGACAAATCGGAGTACTGTGCCAGCAAGTTTGCGATGCATGGCTGGAGCGATGCGCTGCGTGCCGAGTTGGCGGGAACGTCGGTACGAGTGACCTTGGTCAGCCCGAGCACGACCGAGAGTGAGTTTTTCGACGTGCTGGTGGAATCCGACGCCGACGCCAAATCCAAAAGCGTTGGCAGTTGGCCGGCCGACCGAGTCGCCGCGTCAACCCTGGCGGCGATCGGCAAACGCCGCTCCGAAGTGATCCTCAGCCTGGCAGGAAAACTGCTGGTCTACGCCGACCGGTTATGCCCACCGCTGATGAATTGGGTGTTGCGCAAGTAG